From Camelina sativa cultivar DH55 chromosome 7, Cs, whole genome shotgun sequence, one genomic window encodes:
- the LOC104704798 gene encoding cyclin-D1-1, with protein sequence MDSGVFSGESSEVDYSSSSEVDSIACFIEGERHFVPGHDYLSRFQSRSLDASAREDSVAWILKVQAYYKFQPLTAYLAVNYMDRFLYARRLPETSGWPMQLLAVACLSLAAKMEEVLVPSLFDFQVAGVKYIFEAKTIKRMELLVLSVLDWRLRSVTPFDFLSFFAYKIDPLGTFLGFFVSHATQIILSNIKEASFLEYWPSSIAAAAILCVANELPSLSSVVNPHESPETWCDGLSKEKIVRCYRLMKAMAIENNRLNTPKVIAKLRVSVRASSTLTRPSDESSFSSSSSPCKRRKLGGYSWIPKKSK encoded by the exons ATGG ATTCCGGTGTGTTTTCCGGCGAATCATCCGAAGTTGATTACTCGTCGTCTTCCGAAGTTGATTCGATCGCTTGTTTTATCGAAGGCGAGCGTCACTTTGTTCCAGGACATGATTACCTCTCTAGATTCCAATCTCGATCTCTCGATGCTTCCGCTAGAGAAGACTCCGTCGCTTGGATTCTCaag GTACAAGCGTATTATAAGTTTCAGCCTTTAACGGCGTACCTCGCCGTTAACTACATGGATAGGTTTTTATACGCTCGTCGATTAccg gaaacgAGTGGTTGGCCAATGCAACTTTTAGCTGTGGCATGCTTGTCTTTAGCTGCTAAGATGGAGGAAGTTCTCGttccttctctttttgattttcag GTTGCAGgagtgaaatatatatttgaagcgAAAACGATAAAGAGAATGGAACTTCTTGTTCTGAGTGTGTTAG ATTGGAGACTAAGATCCGTTACACCCTTTGATTTCCTCAGCTTCTTTGCTTACAAGATCGATCCTTTGGGAACCTTTCTCGGGTTCTTTGTTTCCCATGCCACTCAGATCATACTCTCCAACATCAAAG AAGCGAGCTTTCTTGAGTATTGGCCATCGAGTATAGCCGCAGCTGCGATTCTATGCGTAGCCAACGAGCTCCCTTCTCTATCTTCTGTTGTGAATCCCCACGAGAGCCCTGAGACTTGGTGTGACGGATTGAGCAAA GAGAAGATTGTGAGATGCTATAGGTTGATGAAAGCGATGGCGATAGAGAATAACCGGTTAAACACACCAAAAGTGATAGCAAAGCTTCGAGTGAGTGTAAGGGCATCGTCGACGTTAACAAGGCCAAGTGATGAATCctctttctcatcatcttcttctccttgcaAAAGGAGAAAACTAGGTGGCTATTCTTGG ATTCCCAAGAAAAGCAAATGA